Within the Eleginops maclovinus isolate JMC-PN-2008 ecotype Puerto Natales chromosome 13, JC_Emac_rtc_rv5, whole genome shotgun sequence genome, the region TCTGTACCTGATTTCCTATtcttgtttccctctctgtcaggTTGGTGTTCTACATCTGAACATCTGCATCTCATCACTGTGCTATCAACCAGGGACGGACCACACTACAGACTTCCACACCTCCTACCAACTTCCAGCCATGATTTCCTAGCTAACAGCAGTCGAGCCCCCCTCCCCTAAACCATCCTGTccatcttcctccctctccctgtccTTCATCTCTCCTGATGTGCAGCACCCCTTCTCTTGTGATGAGCATCATGCACCAGCAGCATCATGGCAGCACAGGCTCAGAGCGAGACATTCACTCTGTTGCCTCCTCTGTTAGCCTCCCCTCAGTTAGAAAGACCCCCAAAAAGCGCCGCCTGTCCCTCCACGCAATCTTCAGTCGTCGCCGACGGCCCGACCGCGACACCAAGCGCAAATCGAGGCATCTGCAGGCTACAGCTGCCGCGGACGGAGTTGTCATCGCAGAGAGCGTCCCGGCAGAGACTGTCCATGAGAAAACGTCCTCCCTCTCGGCGCTGGCCGCAGTGTCCACGTCTTCAGTGTCAGGTTCTTCATCAGACATGCTGGAGTGCCCTCTGTGCCTCCTGCGCCATGCACGCGACCAATTCCCTGACATCATGACCTGTCACCACCGCTCCTGCGCAGACTGCCTGCGACAGTATCTGCGCATCGAGATATCTGAGTCTCGTGTCAACATCTGCTGCCCCGAGTGCACAGAGCGCTTCAATCCCCATGATATCCAGCTGATCCTGGGGGATCGAGCCCTCATGGAGAAGTACGAGGAGTTCATGCTGAGGAGGTTTCTGGTGGCTGAACCTGACTGCCGCTGGTGCCCGGCCCCCGACTGCGGGTAAGAATCAGAGCTAAAACCATAGGCTCAATTATCGTTTGTGTCATTGGGGGATAGATAGTGACTTcacagacatttatttaaatctaaatattgaaGACTGATCATCTTAGTTGAACTCTTTTTCGCATATTAAGTGTAGTCCACCTCACTGTCAAGCAAGTTagccaaagaaaaacaacaaggaaaCGACTCTATTCCCTGAGATGTGCTTGATGTTTGATGCGTCTGATACACAAGTCCAGAAATAACACAGTGAGAAGCCACAATAAGGAAACGTCAAGGCTGTAATCTGGCCTTTTGAAGTTCACCCTACTTTCTGCATTGATGCCTGAGTTAAAAATAACTCGTAGCTCTGATAGACCTGTTTGTCAGCCCCGATGAGTCAGCTAAGAGAGGTGAGCAGCAGGTGATGAAGAGGCCTATTGTTAACACACCATACCTgacgtttttttaaaacctcaaaTTACTTAAAGCTGGTAACGATGCTATTAATTATATTTGTTGTCATCGTCGTCACCTTTAATTACTGTCAAGCATTTTCCAAACAAGGCCGGAAACATTCTTTATTGCATCTCAGGGTGGAGGATAAATTCATGTTAAATAATAAGAAGGATACCATACGGaataagaaagtaaaacaatgaagaacataacaaaagggaaaataagaCAGGTCAAAACTCCATGATTGGCCAATTACTAGATGCACATGTAttgagtttgtgttttcagcagCTTAGATTATTAGTAAATTTGACTCATGCAGCCACAGTCCAAAATAAGATGTTTCAAAACCTCGTTGATTCTCTGAGGGAGGGAGAATGTGTTGTTCTGGTCTCCCTCTTTCACACAAAGATGACAGGTGAGTTTCAGGTCAGAGTTTTGTATGTTTAGAGCTGCTAGGGATTCCACAGTTTGCTCACAGGCCTGAAGCTAACATAATGTCCTGTGTGCTCACTGCGGTACGCCCCGCTCTACCTGTTGTTGACTGCACCTGTAGGCCGTGACAACCACATACGCAGCATAATCAAAACTGCTCATCCACACATGCAGCAGTCTATTGGTGTTTCTAAAGGGTAAAGAAATCATGTAAATTGCTTCGTAGTGATTCGGACGAGCTACTAACTCATTTCAGGCTTTTATTGTTggtttcattttctctctgcccctctttctgtctccctctctccctccctctcctctccggGCTTTGTTTCATCAACACTGCCGACCCTGTCTGTTTGAATAATGGCTCTTTCATGAGCCTTTTTCAGCTCATCTTGCTCTCGTCATCTAATCACTTCAGCTCTGGCTCACTGTCACAGCCTCTGCCGGTTATTGCTGCCGCTCTAAATTGTTGTATAATAACAGCCGCAAGTTATTGGGCTGCGTTTGCTCAGCAATTCTCAAAGGCAGGAATCCCCCGAACAAACATTAGACATAGAGAgattaatattgtatttgttcGCAGTGTACAGTCTGGACTTAACAGTGGTGTCGTACATAGTTTTATGCTCATACCAAAATGTCCATTTGGGAGTTTGCCCTTCCACTTTACGACTTCTACAACATTTGCCATTAGTTTGCCTCACTGAGGTGTGAGTGGAGTCTGGCTGGAAACTGTCTAGACTCCTGGCCCTGTAGGTGTACTGTGCCCACACAAACTTCCCCCGATGCTAAACTGCTAAGTGTGTCAGTTTGTACTAGGGAAACATTTTACAAGGATCGTAAATGATGCCCTGACGTCATTTACCAcgcatttgttttctgtttccttcaCCGTATCATAGGAGTAGTAAAGTCCACCCTTACTCTTCTTTTTCCAACTTGTGAGGAGAAATCCAGTGCAGAGTTTTTAATTATACTCGAGCAAATAAAGGCCTTTAAACCTCTTCTTTTTGCTCTACTGTAGGGTGTATTGCcaaatgattgtttttccttctttgtcccatttttacatttttattatcattcaaAAACCTTCAGGTTCTTGAATGTCAGCGCAGGGGAAACAAATTGATCACTTTTTGTTTATCTCCCAAGTAGGGCAacaactaatgattattttcattatcaattcATCTTCAGCTGATGCCCAGATTTATTCTGACTTAGCTTCATCATGCTGCAGGCTTtgctttaaataattaaatgtataaataaagatattggTGAACAGGGTATGTTCTGTTGTATGGTGGTATTTGAGTTGATCCCCTGAAGGTTTCATGCAGGCTGCAGACTCTCCTCAGTCATTGACACAGTGATATCCAATTAAGTCCAGTTTATTTGTCAGCCTGaggtttgtttttcctttaaatgtgtttcaaactTTTCCATGATAACCCTGCTGGGGAGGACTGAAAGGCTGCAACCATCTCAGGGTTTAGCCGAGGTTGTCttacttactttattaatatGCCATGTGCTACATATGCTCTTCTCTGCTTTTTACATTATCTAAAGTTTTCCTTTCTACAAAACGATGATTAGTGTGTCATTGTTTCCAAACAAGAGGGACACTAGTTGGCTTTTTTGTCAGCAAGcaagaataaaaacagttgcTACCATTAATTTTATTACTTCACATATAATAAAGCAATTTGTCTTCGCATCTAATTGTGTTGTGTTATAAATGACTGTGGCTGTAATTGTTATAGTGCCAGACAAGTTTGTCAAGTCGTTTATGATTTGCTTGATatgaatcaaaacaaatgttggtTTTTGTCCAAGTCATGCCATGTAATGCTCAATAAAGGCAGCCGCTGTGATGATTGATTATGGTATTATGGACAAATGCAGAACTGATTTTGCCAGTACTGATTTGTTGTAACATACATACACTGGTGAAATAATCAGCTATATTGATTTAATTAACAAACCTTTGAGTCGATGGATTTCGGATTCAGTAGTTTGTAATTATTTCAACTTCCTTGACTcttaattaatgtttttataataatgcaaaaaaatctGCACATAATACATAGGTATAAAacagatataaataaaacactaccAAAATCATAACCCAAATGGGTAAAATAAGATCAAATCCAACACGTCAGACCATAGATATGAAACTGGCACTTTGAGCACATTTACCCACTCCAGTGTTATACTCTGATGAGCCCTTTGGTGTTCTTCTTAACATCCACCAGCAAAAACTAACCACCCTTTTGTCTGCAtctgctttctctctcagtTATGCAGTCATTGCGTTTGGCTGTGCCAGCTGCCCAAAGATCACCTGTGGGCGTGATGGCTGCGGGACGGAGTTCTGCTACCACTGCAAGCAGCTGTGGCATCCCAACCAGACATGTGACTCCGCACGGCAACAAAGGGCCCAAAGCCTCCGTTTAAGAAGTTTCAGGTCCTCCTCCCTCAGCTACAGCCAGGAGAGCGGAGCTGCAGGTAATTCACTAATACACTTATGAACTTGAAATGAACACACTGTTCCATCAGCTTTAGCCTCAGTAGAGCTCCAACAGTtagtttatatatattatacatgtaGAAAGTATTACAACCCTGGGCCACAGTGTACAATATGCACTATACATATTCCCAAAAGCACTGAACTCTTCTCTTGCTTTTACCTCAATCAACGCTCACTAGGGGATGACATCAAGCCGTGTCCTCGCTGTGCCGCCTACATTATCAAGATGAATGATGGGAGCTGTAATCACATGACCTGCGCTGTGTGCGGCTGCGAGTTCTGCTGGCTCTGCATGAAGGAGATCTCTGATTTACACTATTTAAGGTGAGGCAAACGTCATGcagcaaacaaaacagtttAATAACACTCAGTAGTTAATGAAGTTGTGTTTCCTTCAGTGATTTCTGCCTCTTGAATGTTTCTTCTTTGGACTGACTAATAATTGTATTAGAAAAAGAAGCTAAGGTATATAATTACATAACTTTCAGAATTGAAAACCATTATGTTTCTACTTACTTTACATCCctagttttcatttttatggtGGTGGTTATTTTCACTCTTTCTGTTGTTGAAAACCCATTTCCTCTTTCCCTCCAATCCTCTCAGTCCATCAGGCTGCACCTTCTGGGGGAAGAAGCCGTggagcaggaagaagaagatccTCTGGCAGCTCGGCACGTTGGTTGGCGCACCCGTGGGTATCGCCCTCATAGCCGGCATCGCCATTCCTGCAATGATCATTGGCATCCCAGTCTATGTGGGCAGAAAGGTGAGAGCTTGCAGCAGGCAGCTGAGGGATAATATCgaactaaatatatataatctaAATCATTTGTAGAATAAACCTCGCAATCAGGACATGTGGTATGGTTTGGACTGGACCTTTGAGACATTTTCTGTGGAATGCATTATAAGCTCTTTCTGCACAACTCTTTAAAACACTGTTAAGAATCTCGCCATTTAATTCTGCTCAACAGTGTTAGCCTTTCTTGGCCTTTTCAAaggtaattaaaaaatgatttcccTCCTCAGATCCATAATCGCTATGAGGGCAAGGACATCTCTAAACACAAGAGGAACTTGGTAATTGCTGGCGGGGTGTCGCTGTCTGTGATCGTGTCGCCTGTAGTTGCAGCAGTCACTGTCGGTAAGAAAAAAGTTTCCCCTCCTTTCCATTTTGACTTCCTTATCCtccacaacatttcaaatattttttctttatgaGTCACATGTATAAAGCTGTACAAAAGCATCATCCGGTTTGAAGATAACCCCCAAAATGTGTCCTATGCCGGTCTTGTATTTCTGCTTTCAACTGTCTAAACTAATTGTGATATATGCTGAGAATTTCTGCGAAATGCTTCCAACTGTTTAACATTGAACCCAGATAAATATTCTgctgttaaagtgtgtgtttacactgtaTGTGCAGGCATTGGTGTCCCCATCATGCTGGCGTACGTCTATGGAGTTGTCCCGATCTCACTGTGCCGGAGCGGAGGCTGTGGAGTGTCTGCTGGAAACGGCAAAGGGGTGCGAATCGAGTTTGATGACGAAAATGAGAACATAGGTAGCGGGGCTGCAGCCACAGGTGAGCACCTCTATAACAGAAGCACTGCCACTGATTTCCTACTGACTATTCAAAAATCTAAGAGGCAGAAGTACCACTTTCTACTACTTTTGCATTTCATTCACACCTTTTTAAATGCCAGTCTCTCCATTTATTAGTTATTCTGTGTACTTTTAAATAAGAAACCTTTTCAATCTAGTCATACACTGACTGAAGAATGGTTTATGTGGAATTATCGATGGTACCTGAACAAATATCAACAGCTTCTTAGCAACcataacataaatatttgttGGAGCCGTGTGCTGGCACATTCGTACACCTTCGTTGGTCTGTGACTTTGTGTGTACGCATGGATTATTCATAGCTACCGAATTGCCAAAAGGATTGACAGGGAGTTTGAGTCCTGCAGGGGTGCGAAATGACTGGCGTACATGTCCTCATTATTTGTACATTCACCTTGTTTTACTTCTCGCACAGCACCTGGATATTAACTAAATGCCAGCTGCACAAATATGTGTGGTAGCTGTTTGCTGGAACATGAGTGTTCTTGTCAATCTGTTCGGCCTGCAGAAATACCCCTACGTTGGTCAGTGGCTTTGTGTGCACATACGAGTCATTCATTGCCAGTTGTTTCAGTTGTGCAATGGTGTGAAATGACTGACGCAGTGTCAGTGGTTTTTCCTGTCATAGTGTGTATGTCACTGTCAGACTTGCTTTCCAGGAGGTGTTCAGGGAGACTAGGCTTATATCGTAGGGTATTTATGAGTCCAAATGACAGCCGGGACTTTGACCTTTCCAGCGAAATAAAGTGAGAGAGATGATGGAACTTATTCAGACCTAAGAATTCATCAATCTGTTGCTCCAGGATGAATTTAAAGCTGATGAAAGTCTCTGAAGTCAATGATGTCAATTATGTGACTTCAGAAGAATGAACTTTGCTTCATGACctcaaagtcatttttgtttgctgttgttATCTAGGATAGCCGGCAAAATTCCTCTCTATGGCCCAATCTTTATTTACGTCATGCTCCTTTTAACCTCActtattttttcttctccccAAGCCGAAAGTTATGTGCTTCACATAACTCATGGACCTTCTTTGTAAGTCAGAAGCTTCTCTTAATGATCAAAATGACACTTCCTGTCGCCCCATGTCCCCTTTAGACACGACCTCAGTGGCAGAGACTAGGCTCAACAATCCCAGCCTCGGAGATGGAGCGAGTGTCGGCGGCCTGACGGGCCTCAGTGTCAGTGGGAGCCACATGGAGCGCTGCGGCATGAGCTCCACTCAGCGCGACAACATGAGTGACAACGCCAGTACCACGGCCCTCGCTGGGACCAGCATCACAGGAAGCCTCTCTGGCAGCTGCTACAACAGGTAATAAACTGGATTTGACTGGCAAATATTACGTTTcttatacatgttttttcaatttgaagGAACTCGTAGTGCAtgctgattattattattagattttaATCTTCAGTATGGCTAAGTATATAGATTTCATTGTACTGTTCAGGTGTTTTTTGCCTCACTGAGACTTGACAAATGattgaatattttgttttaattgttatttcCAGGATGGAAGTGCAGGCTGATGTCCAAAAGGAGCGCTGCAGTCTGAGCGGGGAGTCAGCCACCGTCAGTCTTGGGACAATCAGTGACAACGCCAGCACAAAAGCCATGGCAGGATCCATCCTCAGTGCCTATATGCCTCTGGAAAGGTCAGTAGACTACTTAATCTTTACTATCTCTTAAAAAGAAATCCCTGTCCTAGTCCACTAGTACCTTTAGCACTGTGgttcaagtgtttgtttgtctgacaAAAAAAGACGGTGAAAGCACATAAAAACAGTTGCTTCTtgataaataaaagtgaatCTCTTTAATAGAAGTTGTTCAACTTAACATTATAATTATTTCCTCTTTAACCTAAAGAATACAACGTTctatatgttttgctttttattttgaagcacaTTGAGTTTATAAAATGAGCTTTATAGATAGACTTCACTTGTACTAAAATGATTTGTTCTTGTAATGTTGTTTGGCAGAGACAACAGCCTGGATGCTCAGGCGGACGTGGAGTCCAAACAGGGGAAAGTGAGGCACTGCAGCGCCAGCAGCAGCCTGGATGAAGCCAGCTGCAGCAGTAGCACCGTCGGCCTCAAAGGTGCTGCTGGTGGTGCCTGCTCATGCCCCTCCACCAGTTGCTGTGTGCAGCATGAGAACCACTGCTGCCCCTCGTCCCCCTGGTCAAAGGAAGCTTCAACATCAGGAGGCAAGAAGAGCAGAGGAAAGCTTTGGAAAAgagcgagcagcagcagctgcagcagaggagacacaaaaataaacgaGACGAGAGCAGATATGGATGCTCAGCTCCTGGAGCAGCGCAGCACCAACTCCTCAGAGTTCGATTCTCCCTCCCTGAGCGGCAGCCTGCCCTCAGTGGCCGACTCTCACTGTAGCCACTTCTCATCAGAGCTTAGCTGCTCCGACCCTGAAACTTCAAGACCGGCTCATGCTCCCTGCTCTACCCAAACGGACCACCACTCTCATCACCACACCACCGCCTTCAGTGACGTCACCATCACACCTATGCCCGAGGTGGAGAACGACCGCCCGGAGCATTATCATCCTCACAGCAGCAACGTATCCTTCACTCACCGCCTGCTCTCCTCATCCCCGCCTGCCTCGCCAAGAGAGGGAAGTAGCGGCATGTTTCTGTACATCAGTGAGGAGAGTGGAGGCGCCTGCGCAGACTCGGAGCCGGAGAAggacaagaaaataaaagagagcaTCAACAACACTGCCGCGCAGCCTGTAAGCCCTACACGGACCCGCTGTATACAAACAGAAATCTAAAGGATCTTCTTCAGGTGTTGGCGGTGCTACCACTTCCCCACCATGCGTCCTGGGAAGCCTTTGGCTTAAATTTAAGCAAATATGTTTAAGTTTAATTCTATTTTTACTTGCTGTAGAGGCAGCCAGGAATATTATGTGAATGTTGTCTATACTGAAAGGGTCGAGGTCTACGTTGGAGAGAGATTTGTGAAAATGGGAGCAGGTCAAAACAGATCAGCGGTTTCTGTTCGGTCACTCAAGACAAAGGTTTTGGTGACCGTGAAAGTGTTTAGTGGGGGGAGCTGAATGTATGTGGACAGGTTGTAAAGTAGGTTATTAATGTTTTCATCAGAGTCTGACGCCTGAATGATGTTCTGAATCCAAGCTCGATGCAGAGCCCAGAGAGGAGCATGCAGATGTCTGATATTCTTTGATTCGTAAATCGAGCTGCTATTGTAAAGCCTGAAGCCATCCTCCCTTGTGTCATCTGCACAAATCTGTTTTGCATGAATCAGGGATGGATATGTGATGATCACTGTGGTCCACCGCCGTGCCGCCACTTCATTCTGTGACTTCTTAAAGCagcctaaaaaaaaacagctaaagGATTGTCGAACCTAAGAGGGACCAGTCCATTCAGTAGCACATGTTATTTTCCATAATCATCTATAAGAAGATTagcttttctttcaaatgtgactcctgtatttttcttttgtgcttTGTCTTtgcctatttttattttccgtTTTGGGAAAGTCTGTTTTAATGTTGAAGCCCTGTTTTGGGTCCAAACCTTGAGTATGACCGGATGGGAATTGTGTTGAGTTTAAAGTagccatttttaaataatgtggaTTTAAGACTGTTCTTCACAAAACTCTGTCTGCActgttcaaatgtttattaGTGGTTTGCACCTGTGCGAGTCGTCACTGCAGTATTTAGTATATCATGGATTTATGAGAGCTATATTAAAGAAAGGGAATTTTAAACGGAACTAAGAAAAGCCAGATTTCTAAAATATAACAATGtagcctttttaaaatattttctgggGCTTGTTTTAGTGATCGGTCACTAAAACGGAACGTCAACCAAACAATGTTTTTGCAATAAGGAAATTAAGCTTTGAATTACTAATCAACAAGTACAGTGTAACTATATAACAGCTCTGATGCGATCCTCTTGTGtatgtgagcacacacacctgtcagtGGTTTAATGTACAGTAGtgaatgaatgatgatgataatagaattacatttttctttatccCTCGGTAAAATcaacatcaaaatataatttttgaTTCAGAGCCTTTGAGTGTATTTTAACTACAATGTGTTAAGTTGTCTTTCTTAAAATCATTACAAATGATAAATGCaaataattttatattttttggaCCCACAGTGCCTTTTGGAGAAGAAAATCCTTTGTATagtgtttttactttctttttatttcctaattATATGCATCTTCAAATGATAAACATAAAAATCCTGAGAGAATTTATCATGTTTTCCTCAAAATGCTTCTAACTTGATACGAATTACTGCCCCTACCCTGAGTGCTAATGCTAGCTGCCACACTAGCATGCTTAGCTGACCAAAGACTCAGGCCATTAACCGGGTTTTGGACCAGTAATTTAAATCTCACGTCATTGTAAggaataatattttaataatgtttcCCTAAAGTAGCCAAAGTCACTTCAGCTGTGTTTATATTCAGCTCCTGTTGGAAATAAAAGCCTGTTTATCCGAAGCAGTCAGCATTTTCATTATCTGATGATGTTGTTCAGCAGCTGTTGTGAATCTTCACCCTCACTACAGATAACTTTGCTCTGATGTCAACCCGCCGAGCTCAGCAGGGGCTGTTTGGGAGTAAAGAGTTGGTCATAAGAGAAGCTGTGATGTCACCTAAAACAGTTTTGATGCACCTTAAACGCCTCCAGCTGCAGGATACTCCCACCCTGTTAATGTTCCTCCTGTTAAAAAAGAGAGTTAAATTTCTGTgagttttgtattattatttgaagACAAGTGCCAGGTCTATTTCTAACTTGGTCAAAAGAAAACTCTGCTATTTGATAAAGTATATATTCCCTAACTAATTGCTTTATAATGTGCATGGAAATGCATATCCTTATAGAATAAAATTCTCAATCAAGCCTGTtgtctttgtattgtttacATCAATATGGTTAGTTCAGTCATTTTCATTCTTATACTGTCAAGTTTCTGAAGGAGCAGCTCCGCttttatgttccttttttacACCATAAGGTATCAGAGAGGATCAAATCaactccttttttctccttctggCTACACATTCAGCTTACCCATGGAGTAACAGAAAGGCATTGCTCATTAAAGCATCCATGTAGcagtttattatttacatttgcaTCCAAActatttacatacagtacatgctctTACATTCCACAAAGCAACACTTCAAGCCTCATAtcaagtgttttcatttagttgagttttttttatgcttttattaaGACAAcgcaaggggggggggaatagtTAAAATCAGACAAACCAAATGGATACATCAAAGTATTAATGAAACAAAAGCTGTGGCACATTGTGCGAGTCAAAGATTTACATTGTTTGCCATGttcaaaataaagatatttaaatgcCCTGCACTCCTACACTGGTGTTTTTAGGTATTAGGTTAAAAAGACTTCGGCTCCTATTGAAGTGAGGGCAAGAGAATCAGCagttccaaaaaaaaaaagagactaaTTTGTCCTTCGATACAGGTAATACTGGCCTTTCACAAAAGTGTCACTGCCGCAGAGACAGTTGCGGTTCTTGATCTCCATCATTTAGTGTAAGGTGGTATTTCGAGGTACACAAGTGTTATTTGTGTTTCCCACACGGCTGTAACAATAGAAACAGATAGTGGTCAATCAAACGCTTTCTTTACACAGACCTGAGGGAAGCTCTAATGAGGCAGAACCAGTAGAAACACCTGTTTGTTGATCGTGGCTGCGGGGCCTGTTACTGGGCAGTTTACCTTCAGCATGCCAAATACTTTCAGTTAAGAGACTTCAATCCGACAATAGAGAATCCAGACTACAAGCTGTTTCCGTTTTTTAACACTGGACTGCTTTGGGTCATATCGAATTGCAATTCACCCCACTGCAGATGTATGAGGGATTCTATAATCAGATCAAAGGGTAAGGAGTTATGAGTCATTAATAAAACTATAATGCTCTGATAAAGAAACTTTCCAAACATAAATACGGTACACCTATTCACACAACACGCATCATCTTGGTTACATTCAAGATGAAACCTGAGACCCACAATAAGTTTTACAGTACAGGATTAAGTAACGCTGTTGCAGAATATTACCTAAACCAAGGAAGTGACAAATGATTATTAACAATAACTGATTAACTGAGCTGTGGGGATATTCTAACTGTAGGAAATTATAATTTTACCATCCTAAATTAAAGTTTTAACACCTGTAGATATTGTTTCAGAGGAAAGGTTGGCTTTAGTAAATAGCAGCTGAAAGTACATGTAAACAACGACAAATGTCTTGAAATAGCTGGAAGAGCTGGAAGAGCCGGATACATAcaagaaaatactttttgttcACTCTTTAAATCTTTTAGGGAGTTGCTTATCTACATATACAACACAGTCGAGTTGAATCAGTTACGGTGCTTTCGTCATGAGCTCAGAGAACCAATTTTGCAAGCAAACacaatatctttaaaaacaaatcagagaaCAAATCTTGGCGTATTTCAACCAAACTGCGGAAGAAATCTCAATAAGGCACACATATTACACTCACTTTCCCCCGTGCTACTCCACCATAAAACATGACTGTATGAACAGTACATTACATCATAATGTGAATGATTTATAGTGCAAGCAGGTCAAGGGTGCCTCGACTTtagcctttttttaataaagctgcCTGTTATGTAAGGTTGTGTACTCAGGAGTTATGGTGCAGTTTGCACAGATTGCAGATGGTGCAGAACAGAAAAGCTGGTTGTCCCAGGATTCGTCGCCAGTCATTTCCATTTTTACAGGTGTTACTTACTGCAGTCGAtggctttaaagagtccttttcCTCCATAACTGCATCAGTTCAGTAAACCTGTTAACTTCCTCTGCCTCCAGACTTGTCCACAAAAATCAAACCTGAAAGAAATGAGCAAAAGTCAGCCTCAATGTCACTTTAGTttgttctgtgtctttgtaaATTAACCCGTTAAGGGCATAAAATCTATGTGGTGTTTCGTTTTCAAacttatataaataaagtaaagaagGAAGATTTTGCTTTGAGTATTCAAGCATTTTGTACTTGAAAGTTATTTGTCCTATATcttgtggttttaaaaaggtaGAGATGTTAAATGATTAAGGACTGTTGtagttttctgtttcttttttatgtcaACACAGTCAGAGTTGAttaattaagaaaacaaaaactggtTGATTCTGGTTCCTTaacaaatgttatttcattacattttaatgtaatgtacattttgttttttcttggaaatgaaatgtagtaGTAGTATGTACTTGTTGAAGGGAAGCCATTCAAAGTtctaataaatattttcattttaattcattaaattCAATCCGGTTAATAAAACTAGTCTTTAATTTAAAGCCCAGTATGGGAAATCTGACAGTGTTGATAAGAAATTGTTCGTGATTTAGAGATATTCATTAATTGTATAAGGTAAGGATGTTTCAGTTTTCCCCTTATATTGAGAATCACT harbors:
- the LOC134874709 gene encoding E3 ubiquitin-protein ligase RNF19A-like; translated protein: MCSTPSLVMSIMHQQHHGSTGSERDIHSVASSVSLPSVRKTPKKRRLSLHAIFSRRRRPDRDTKRKSRHLQATAAADGVVIAESVPAETVHEKTSSLSALAAVSTSSVSGSSSDMLECPLCLLRHARDQFPDIMTCHHRSCADCLRQYLRIEISESRVNICCPECTERFNPHDIQLILGDRALMEKYEEFMLRRFLVAEPDCRWCPAPDCGYAVIAFGCASCPKITCGRDGCGTEFCYHCKQLWHPNQTCDSARQQRAQSLRLRSFRSSSLSYSQESGAAGDDIKPCPRCAAYIIKMNDGSCNHMTCAVCGCEFCWLCMKEISDLHYLSPSGCTFWGKKPWSRKKKILWQLGTLVGAPVGIALIAGIAIPAMIIGIPVYVGRKIHNRYEGKDISKHKRNLVIAGGVSLSVIVSPVVAAVTVGIGVPIMLAYVYGVVPISLCRSGGCGVSAGNGKGVRIEFDDENENIGSGAAATDTTSVAETRLNNPSLGDGASVGGLTGLSVSGSHMERCGMSSTQRDNMSDNASTTALAGTSITGSLSGSCYNRMEVQADVQKERCSLSGESATVSLGTISDNASTKAMAGSILSAYMPLERDNSLDAQADVESKQGKVRHCSASSSLDEASCSSSTVGLKGAAGGACSCPSTSCCVQHENHCCPSSPWSKEASTSGGKKSRGKLWKRASSSSCSRGDTKINETRADMDAQLLEQRSTNSSEFDSPSLSGSLPSVADSHCSHFSSELSCSDPETSRPAHAPCSTQTDHHSHHHTTAFSDVTITPMPEVENDRPEHYHPHSSNVSFTHRLLSSSPPASPREGSSGMFLYISEESGGACADSEPEKDKKIKESINNTAAQPVSPTRTRCIQTEI